Proteins encoded in a region of the Larimichthys crocea isolate SSNF chromosome XVI, L_crocea_2.0, whole genome shotgun sequence genome:
- the LOC104935518 gene encoding ras-related protein Rab-37: MERMESMEPISAQYTTAYPEIQPDSGYESRETTDSQAKTPPPPTYDEELVHKTILVGDSGVGKTSLLVQFDQGKFIPGSFSATVGIGFTNKVVTVDGVKVKLQIWDTAGQERFRSVTHAYYRDAHALLLLYDITSKTSFDNIRAWLTEVHEYAQSDVVIMLLGNKADMSSDRAIRRDEGERLAREYSVPFMETSAKTGVNVELAFTAVAKELKHRAVQHPNEPKFQIHEYIEAQKEKSGCCTYF; the protein is encoded by the exons ATGGAGCGGATGGAGTCCATGGAGCCGATCTCTGCGCAGTACACCACGGCTTACCCGGAGATCCAGCCGGACAGCGGCTACGAATCCAGAGAGACCACGGACAGCCAGGCAAAGACTCCACCACCTCCGACATACGATGAGGAACTAGTGCACAAG ACGATCCTGGTCGGTGACAGCGGAGTGGGAAAGACATCTCTGTTGGTGCAGTTTGATCAGGGAAAGTTCATCCCCGGCTCCTTCTCTGCTACAGTGGGCATTGGATTCACG AATAAAGTGGTGACTGTTGACGGAGTTAAGGTCAAACTACAG aTTTGGGACACAGCGGGACAGGAGAGGTTCAGAAGTGTGACACATGCGTATTACAGAGACGCACACG CTTTGCTCCTCTTGTATGACATCACAAGCAAAACCTCCTTTGATAACATCAGG GCATGGTTAACTGAGGTCCATGAGTATGCACAGAGTGATGTAGTCATCATGTTGCTCGGCAACAAG GCTGACATGAGCAGTGACAGAGCGATcaggagagatgaaggagagaggCTGGCCAGA GAGTATTCAGTTCCTTTCATGGAGACCAGCGCCAAGACAGGAGTCAATGTAGAGCTGGCCTTCACTGCTGTGGCAAA GGAACTGAAGCACCGGGCCGTCCAGCACCCCAACGAACCCAAGTTCCAGATTCATGAATACATTGAAGCACAAAAGGAGAAGTCAGGCTGCTGCACCTACTTCTAA